One Orrella dioscoreae genomic window carries:
- the recG gene encoding ATP-dependent DNA helicase RecG, with the protein MNARGSPPNAARRGQGMAAPGASAAQAAAKPGRPASGRTASGGVAPAAPAKKPARKTAAKTASTAAGKPAPRSDVERRLLSLGLETPIDFALHVPLRFEDETRNLPIASLQPGMTAQVEGEILRSEVIQRPRRQLTAVIADETGELGLRWLNFYPSQQRQVTPGARLRARGEIRGGLFGREIVHPRMTRADAPMPTALTPVYPSTEGLPQSVLRKAVARALQQVELRDTLPQAVLDRYGLMPFEPALRALHQPPPGGADDFLHERSDPAWQRIKFDELLAQQLSLAAARAARRDKRAETLPLDTRRQGLVRRLYQALPFQLTDAQMRVVEEISADLSRNYPMHRLLQGDVGSGKTVVAALAAAQAIACGAQVALMAPTEILAEQHFRKLGDWLAPLGVTVAWLTGSLSPRQRRAALAAAADGSAQLIVGTQAIIQEHVVFHRLGLMIVDEQHRFGVGQRLALSRKGEGEGGPLAPHQLHMSATPIPRTLAMTFFADLDVSVIDALPPGRTPIVTKLVAESRRDQVVELVAQEVRQGRQAYWVCPLVEESEALQLQTAVDTCETLRQVLPDLRIGLVHGKLPQAEKAQVMKDFHAAELDLLVATTVIEVGVDVPRASLMVIEHAERFGLAQLHQLRGRVGRGSAESVCVLLYQAPLGMVARERLRAMFETNDGFEIARRDLAQRGPGEFLGTRQSGLALLRFADIETDTELAEQAREAAAWLRRDHPEVVQAHLTRWLRGREDFLRT; encoded by the coding sequence ATGAACGCGCGCGGTTCCCCGCCCAACGCGGCACGACGCGGCCAAGGCATGGCCGCGCCGGGGGCAAGCGCAGCCCAGGCCGCGGCCAAGCCGGGGCGCCCGGCATCGGGGCGTACGGCCTCGGGTGGCGTGGCGCCTGCCGCGCCCGCCAAGAAACCCGCCAGGAAGACGGCGGCGAAAACCGCGTCAACGGCGGCGGGCAAGCCCGCGCCGCGCTCCGACGTCGAGCGCCGCCTGCTTTCCCTGGGGCTGGAAACGCCCATCGATTTCGCGCTGCACGTACCGCTGCGTTTCGAGGACGAAACGCGCAATCTTCCCATTGCCTCCCTGCAGCCCGGCATGACGGCGCAGGTCGAAGGCGAGATCCTGCGCTCGGAGGTCATCCAGCGGCCCCGGCGCCAGTTGACCGCCGTCATCGCCGACGAGACCGGCGAGCTGGGCTTGCGCTGGTTGAATTTCTATCCCAGCCAGCAACGGCAGGTGACACCCGGCGCCCGGCTGCGCGCGCGCGGCGAGATCCGTGGCGGCCTTTTCGGCCGGGAAATCGTGCATCCGCGCATGACGCGCGCCGATGCGCCGATGCCTACCGCGCTGACGCCCGTCTATCCCAGCACGGAAGGCTTGCCCCAGTCCGTGCTGCGCAAGGCCGTGGCCCGCGCGCTGCAGCAAGTGGAACTGCGCGACACCTTGCCGCAAGCCGTGCTGGACCGCTATGGCCTGATGCCTTTCGAACCTGCCCTGCGGGCCTTGCACCAACCGCCTCCCGGGGGAGCGGACGACTTCCTGCACGAGCGCTCGGACCCTGCCTGGCAACGCATCAAGTTCGACGAACTGCTGGCCCAGCAGCTGTCGCTGGCGGCAGCCCGCGCTGCCCGCCGGGACAAGCGGGCAGAGACACTGCCGCTGGACACCCGGCGCCAAGGCCTGGTGCGCCGCCTGTACCAGGCCTTGCCGTTCCAGCTAACCGACGCGCAGATGCGCGTGGTGGAGGAAATTTCCGCCGACCTGTCGCGGAACTATCCCATGCACCGCCTGCTGCAAGGCGATGTCGGCAGCGGCAAGACGGTCGTGGCGGCGCTGGCCGCCGCCCAGGCCATCGCCTGTGGCGCCCAGGTCGCGCTCATGGCGCCCACCGAGATCCTGGCAGAGCAGCATTTCCGCAAGCTGGGCGACTGGCTGGCGCCGCTGGGCGTGACCGTGGCCTGGCTGACCGGCAGCCTGTCCCCCAGGCAGCGCCGCGCCGCCCTGGCTGCCGCGGCCGATGGCAGCGCGCAACTCATCGTCGGGACGCAGGCCATCATCCAGGAACACGTGGTTTTCCATCGACTGGGCCTGATGATCGTCGACGAGCAGCACCGTTTCGGCGTGGGCCAGCGGCTGGCGCTCAGCCGCAAGGGGGAGGGCGAGGGCGGGCCGCTTGCGCCTCACCAGTTGCACATGAGCGCCACGCCCATCCCGCGCACGCTGGCCATGACGTTCTTCGCCGACCTGGACGTCTCGGTCATCGATGCCTTGCCGCCGGGTCGCACGCCCATCGTCACCAAGCTCGTGGCGGAAAGCCGCCGCGACCAGGTGGTGGAACTGGTGGCGCAGGAGGTTCGCCAGGGCCGCCAGGCCTACTGGGTGTGCCCGCTGGTGGAAGAAAGCGAGGCCCTGCAATTGCAGACCGCCGTCGACACCTGTGAAACCTTGCGCCAGGTCCTGCCCGACCTGCGCATCGGCCTGGTCCACGGCAAGCTGCCGCAGGCCGAGAAGGCCCAGGTCATGAAGGATTTCCATGCCGCCGAGCTGGACCTGCTGGTGGCAACCACCGTCATCGAGGTCGGCGTGGATGTGCCGCGCGCCTCGCTCATGGTGATCGAGCATGCCGAGCGTTTCGGCCTGGCCCAGTTGCACCAGTTGCGCGGCCGGGTAGGGCGGGGCAGCGCGGAGTCCGTCTGCGTCCTGCTGTACCAGGCGCCGCTGGGCATGGTGGCGCGCGAGCGCCTGCGCGCCATGTTCGAGACCAACGACGGTTTCGAGATCGCCCGGCGCGACCTGGCCCAGCGGGGGCCGGGCGAATTCCTGGGCACGCGCCAGTCCGGCCTGGCCTTGCTGCGCTTTGCCGACATCGAAACCGATACCGAACTGGCCGAGCAGGCCCGGGAAGCCGCCGCGTGGCTGCGCCGTGACCACCCCGAGGTGGTGCAGGCGCACCTGACGCGCTGGCTGCGGGGCCGCGAGGACTTCCTGAGAACCTGA
- a CDS encoding Rid family detoxifying hydrolase, which produces MSKTIIHTDAAPAAVGPYSQAVAVTGTKTVYLSGQIGLEPGTGELVSENFDAQVRQAFANMQAVIAEAGGTTANIVKLTLFLTDLSKFAAANAIMAEVIPEPYPARSTIGVASLPKGAQFEVEAILVL; this is translated from the coding sequence ATGAGCAAGACCATCATTCATACGGATGCCGCCCCGGCAGCCGTCGGCCCCTACTCGCAAGCCGTTGCCGTCACTGGCACGAAAACCGTCTACCTGTCGGGCCAGATCGGCCTGGAGCCCGGCACCGGCGAACTCGTGTCGGAAAACTTCGATGCCCAGGTGCGCCAGGCATTCGCCAACATGCAGGCGGTGATCGCCGAAGCGGGCGGCACCACCGCCAACATCGTCAAGCTGACGCTGTTCCTGACCGACCTCAGCAAATTCGCCGCCGCCAATGCGATCATGGCGGAAGTGATCCCCGAGCCGTACCCCGCGCGTTCCACCATCGGCGTGGCCAGCCTGCCCAAGGGCGCCCAGTTCGAGGTCGAGGCCATCCTGGTCCTGTGA
- a CDS encoding LysR family transcriptional regulator codes for MNLSTRQLRAFVALADERHFTRAAARCHLTQPAFSAMIRGIEDDAGVKLFHRSTRHVELTAEGAVLDASARRLLADFDLVMADLQDHAARRRGHVALAALPSLAAGWLPAILADFKGAYPGISLDLRDALLGGCLEMVHSGRVDFAVAARGPDMNELETVLLQSDRYHLVCPAEHPLAQQAKVRMQDVVRWPMIQLARNSSVRVLLEDALGAQLPPPVLEVEHLATVAGLVMAGLGVTVVPAMTLFHFRRPELAIRPLAGKGLARALYLIKREGRTLSVAAETLYQLLMQRRGEIGARNTPAGLS; via the coding sequence ATGAATCTATCGACCCGGCAATTGCGCGCGTTCGTGGCCTTGGCGGACGAACGGCACTTCACGCGCGCCGCGGCGCGCTGCCACCTGACCCAGCCCGCGTTCAGCGCCATGATCCGCGGCATCGAGGACGATGCCGGCGTGAAGCTGTTCCACCGCAGCACGCGGCACGTCGAATTGACAGCGGAAGGCGCGGTGCTCGACGCGTCGGCGCGGCGCCTGCTGGCCGATTTCGACCTCGTCATGGCCGACCTGCAGGACCATGCCGCAAGGCGCCGGGGCCACGTCGCACTGGCGGCGCTGCCGTCCCTGGCCGCGGGCTGGTTGCCCGCGATCCTGGCCGACTTCAAGGGGGCCTATCCGGGCATCAGCCTGGACCTGCGCGATGCGCTGCTGGGCGGCTGCCTCGAGATGGTGCACAGCGGCCGGGTGGATTTCGCCGTGGCCGCGCGCGGGCCGGACATGAACGAGCTGGAAACCGTGCTGCTGCAAAGCGACCGCTATCACCTCGTCTGCCCGGCGGAACACCCGCTGGCGCAGCAGGCCAAGGTCCGCATGCAGGACGTGGTGCGCTGGCCGATGATCCAGCTGGCGCGCAACAGCAGCGTGCGCGTGTTGCTGGAGGATGCGCTGGGCGCGCAGTTGCCGCCGCCCGTGCTCGAAGTCGAACACCTGGCCACGGTTGCCGGATTGGTGATGGCGGGCCTGGGCGTGACAGTGGTGCCGGCCATGACGCTCTTCCATTTCCGCCGTCCCGAACTGGCGATCCGTCCGCTGGCCGGCAAAGGCCTGGCGCGCGCGCTGTACCTGATCAAGCGGGAAGGGCGCACCTTGTCGGTCGCGGCGGAAACGCTCTATCAGTTGCTGATGCAGCGGCGGGGCGAAATCGGCGCGCGCAACACGCCCGCTGGCCTTTCATAA
- a CDS encoding acyclic terpene utilization AtuA family protein has protein sequence MASQPPLFIGCATGFSGDRTDGGSAVVDTLIAQGGGVLIFETLAERTLALAQLARRQDPEAGYEPLLDELVAPILARCLRHGIAIVSNFGAANPAAAARRILALAREQGLPAPRVAVVEGDGLDSPEQRDLLRERLGGRLAGVDIASANAYLGAEQIADALRAGAQIVVAGRVADPSLTVGPALAHFGWALDDWERLGRATMAGHILECGLQVTGGYFCVPGLKDVPDLHDAGFPIVRIDAQGEFEVTKAQGTGGCVDTRTVKEQLLYEVHDPARYLTPDVTADISQAEVVELGPDRVAVRQVRGHARPRELKVNVCHLGGWLAEAEISYAGVQAEARARLAGDIVRRRIGSALTLRTDLVGVLSVMGDDAGALALQQPHGAARDVRLRVAASHPERGQAERVLREVTALYTCGPAGGGGVRTSLRPRLNMVSCTVPRDAVQARWRMLDPAQA, from the coding sequence ATGGCCTCGCAGCCCCCGCTATTCATCGGTTGCGCCACCGGCTTCTCGGGCGACCGGACCGACGGCGGCAGCGCCGTCGTCGACACCCTGATCGCCCAGGGCGGTGGCGTCCTCATATTCGAAACCCTGGCCGAACGCACGCTGGCCCTGGCGCAGCTTGCCCGCCGCCAGGACCCTGAAGCCGGCTATGAGCCGCTGCTGGACGAACTGGTGGCGCCGATCCTCGCCCGCTGCCTGCGCCACGGCATCGCCATCGTCAGCAATTTCGGCGCGGCCAATCCTGCCGCCGCTGCCCGCCGCATCCTTGCCCTGGCCCGGGAACAAGGCCTGCCCGCCCCCCGGGTGGCCGTGGTCGAAGGGGATGGCCTGGACAGCCCGGAACAGCGCGACTTGCTGCGTGAACGGCTGGGCGGACGACTGGCCGGCGTGGACATCGCCAGCGCCAATGCCTATCTGGGCGCGGAACAGATCGCCGACGCCCTGCGCGCCGGCGCGCAGATCGTGGTCGCGGGCCGGGTGGCCGACCCCTCGCTCACCGTCGGTCCCGCGCTCGCCCACTTCGGCTGGGCGTTGGACGATTGGGAGCGCTTGGGCCGCGCCACCATGGCAGGCCACATCCTGGAATGCGGCTTGCAGGTGACGGGCGGCTACTTCTGCGTGCCCGGCCTGAAGGACGTGCCGGATCTCCACGACGCGGGCTTTCCCATCGTGCGCATCGATGCCCAGGGCGAATTCGAGGTCACGAAGGCGCAAGGCACCGGCGGCTGCGTCGACACGCGCACGGTGAAGGAACAACTGCTCTACGAGGTCCATGATCCCGCCCGCTACCTGACGCCCGATGTGACCGCCGACATCAGCCAGGCCGAGGTCGTGGAACTGGGTCCGGATCGGGTCGCCGTGCGGCAGGTGCGCGGCCATGCGCGCCCGCGGGAACTGAAAGTGAACGTGTGCCACCTCGGTGGTTGGCTCGCCGAGGCGGAAATCTCCTATGCCGGCGTGCAGGCCGAGGCCCGCGCACGCCTGGCCGGCGACATCGTGCGCCGCCGCATCGGTTCGGCCCTGACGTTGCGCACCGACCTCGTCGGCGTGCTGAGCGTGATGGGCGACGACGCGGGCGCCTTGGCATTGCAGCAGCCCCATGGCGCTGCGCGCGACGTTCGCCTGCGCGTGGCGGCAAGCCACCCCGAGCGCGGACAGGCCGAGCGCGTCCTGCGCGAGGTCACCGCGCTGTACACCTGCGGCCCCGCGGGCGGCGGCGGCGTGCGCACCTCGCTGCGTCCGCGCCTGAACATGGTCTCCTGCACCGTGCCGCGTGATGCCGTGCAGGCCCGCTGGCGCATGCTGGATCCGGCGCAGGCTTGA
- a CDS encoding AtuA-related protein, translated as MTATPSVTVPLYRLAHGRSGDKGDISNLSLIAWTPACYHVLAEQVTEKRVAEWFAHRRPRAVTRYLLPTLHAMNLVLDGVLDGGVNDALNLDTHGKTLSFWLLDMPVEVDAELARTLPDVPARAN; from the coding sequence ATGACCGCCACGCCATCCGTGACCGTTCCGCTCTACCGCCTGGCCCACGGCCGGTCGGGCGACAAGGGCGACATCTCCAATCTCAGCCTGATCGCCTGGACGCCCGCCTGCTACCACGTCCTGGCCGAACAGGTCACCGAAAAACGCGTCGCCGAGTGGTTCGCGCACCGCCGCCCCCGCGCGGTGACGCGGTATCTGCTGCCCACCTTGCACGCCATGAACCTGGTCCTGGACGGCGTGCTGGACGGCGGCGTCAATGACGCGTTGAACCTCGACACCCACGGCAAGACCCTGTCGTTCTGGCTGCTGGACATGCCGGTGGAGGTCGATGCCGAGCTGGCGCGCACGCTGCCCGACGTCCCCGCGCGCGCCAATTGA
- a CDS encoding Bug family tripartite tricarboxylate transporter substrate binding protein produces MKHPLPRLLALLTLSTLAPLAAAQSNFPNKPITFIVPFAAGSATDQIGRAIGQGVTEQTQQPVVIENRPGASAMIGAQTAARAAPDGYTILITTNTTHAANEHLYKSLSYDPVKDYAPLTLLGKGGQIMVVNPKSQARTVAEFIAMAKNAPGKLSFGSGSSSSRIAGELLQQMANIKLLHVPYKSNPLAVTDLLGGQIDTMITDTATGLPQVASGKLRALGVTGPNRSPLAPDVPTIAESGVPGYEMGYWFAAYAPAGTPPEVVSRLHELLSKATESKAARQFYSQTGTDPAVSTPKELAAFQAEESRKWGDIIRRAGIQPE; encoded by the coding sequence ATGAAACACCCCCTGCCCCGCCTGCTGGCCCTGCTGACGCTGAGCACCCTGGCGCCGCTGGCCGCCGCCCAGTCGAACTTTCCGAACAAGCCCATCACCTTCATCGTGCCTTTCGCGGCAGGCAGCGCCACGGACCAGATCGGCCGCGCCATCGGCCAGGGCGTGACCGAGCAGACCCAGCAGCCGGTCGTGATCGAGAACCGTCCGGGCGCCAGCGCCATGATCGGTGCCCAGACCGCGGCCCGTGCCGCGCCCGATGGCTACACCATCCTCATCACCACCAACACCACGCACGCGGCCAATGAACACCTGTACAAGTCCCTGTCCTATGACCCCGTGAAGGACTATGCGCCGCTGACCCTGCTGGGCAAAGGCGGCCAGATCATGGTGGTGAATCCGAAATCGCAGGCCAGGACGGTGGCTGAGTTCATTGCGATGGCCAAGAATGCGCCGGGCAAGCTCAGCTTCGGCAGTGGCAGCTCCAGCAGCCGCATTGCCGGCGAACTGCTGCAGCAGATGGCCAACATCAAGCTGCTGCACGTGCCTTACAAGAGCAACCCGCTTGCGGTCACCGACCTGCTCGGCGGCCAGATCGACACGATGATCACCGACACGGCCACCGGCCTGCCGCAAGTGGCGTCCGGCAAGCTGCGCGCCCTGGGTGTCACCGGCCCCAACCGCTCGCCGCTGGCTCCCGACGTGCCCACCATCGCCGAGTCGGGCGTGCCCGGCTATGAAATGGGGTATTGGTTCGCGGCCTATGCGCCCGCCGGCACGCCGCCAGAAGTGGTGTCGCGGCTGCACGAACTGCTGAGCAAGGCGACCGAATCCAAGGCTGCCAGGCAGTTCTACAGCCAGACCGGCACGGACCCCGCCGTGTCCACGCCCAAGGAGCTCGCTGCCTTCCAGGCCGAGGAGTCCAGGAAGTGGGGTGACATCATTCGCCGCGCGGGCATCCAGCCGGAATAA
- a CDS encoding transposase, protein MNLGTTDLKKQLSKLAESSWQQPVMVSRYGSPWIWIVSHDTWRRRLGTADPVLPDHPLMALRQHVDAELQRRAAEILRQANERYQAPPSITMLRTLILQALYDMESPQALHEQLVYNLLFRDFVGADIREVTRDVSTFVETLAAMTRDEQVVSLLEEVLAQAPLGAAAAQSGISPECRLLGVWRDRLAVKQRRVSPPPATRVTPLFLHAGQ, encoded by the coding sequence ATGAACCTCGGAACCACCGACCTGAAGAAGCAGCTTTCCAAACTCGCGGAGTCATCGTGGCAGCAGCCCGTCATGGTGTCGCGGTATGGCTCGCCCTGGATCTGGATCGTCTCCCACGACACCTGGCGCCGCCGGCTGGGCACCGCCGACCCAGTGTTGCCGGATCACCCGCTGATGGCCTTGCGCCAGCACGTGGACGCCGAATTGCAGCGCCGCGCCGCCGAGATACTGCGGCAGGCCAACGAGCGTTACCAGGCCCCGCCCAGCATCACCATGCTGCGGACGTTGATCCTGCAAGCCCTGTATGACATGGAAAGTCCCCAGGCGCTCCATGAGCAATTGGTCTACAACCTGCTGTTTCGCGATTTTGTCGGCGCGGATATCCGCGAGGTCACGCGTGATGTTTCGACTTTCGTCGAAACCCTGGCCGCCATGACCCGCGACGAGCAGGTAGTTTCCCTGCTGGAGGAAGTCCTGGCGCAAGCCCCTCTCGGCGCTGCTGCCGCGCAGTCGGGCATTTCCCCGGAATGCCGCCTGTTGGGGGTCTGGCGCGACCGTCTGGCGGTGAAGCAGCGCCGGGTATCGCCGCCGCCCGCGACCCGCGTCACCCCGCTTTTCCTGCACGCAGGGCAGTAA
- a CDS encoding FecR family protein, translating to MSTPDRYARVLGSLETEAHAWVRLLTSGAATADDADAMRQWCARSDQHAAAFARAQRVWQAIGVAGASVSNRDPLPARRPAREAATRPMRRRLLVGGLAAAGAGAVAVVAQPMLGLSLGALGADYSTGTGEQRHVVLDSQVELDLNTRTRVAVRGEGAARGRSIELLDGEAAVDTARSTGAFAVLAGAGRTEARAGQARFEVRHLADRTCVTCLSGEVSVRHSAGTLVLREREQVEYDRVALGATSAVDIEAASAWRDGVLLFRQTALVDVIDEINRYRPGKVVLLKQSVAQLPLSGRFRIDDLDQVLRQISLAFRVDARSLPGNIVLLS from the coding sequence ATGAGTACCCCCGACCGCTACGCGCGAGTCTTGGGATCCCTCGAGACCGAGGCCCATGCCTGGGTGCGTCTTCTGACATCCGGCGCGGCAACCGCCGACGACGCGGATGCCATGCGCCAGTGGTGCGCCCGCAGCGACCAGCACGCCGCCGCCTTCGCGCGCGCGCAGCGTGTCTGGCAGGCTATCGGTGTCGCAGGCGCCAGCGTGTCCAATCGCGATCCTCTGCCGGCCCGGCGTCCTGCCCGGGAGGCCGCGACACGGCCGATGCGCCGCCGTTTACTGGTCGGCGGCCTGGCCGCGGCAGGCGCGGGCGCCGTGGCCGTGGTGGCGCAGCCCATGCTCGGGCTTTCCCTGGGTGCGCTGGGCGCGGACTACAGCACGGGCACGGGCGAACAGCGCCACGTGGTGCTCGACAGCCAGGTCGAGCTCGACCTCAATACGCGCACGCGGGTCGCCGTGCGCGGCGAGGGAGCGGCCCGAGGCCGGTCCATTGAATTGCTCGACGGCGAGGCAGCCGTGGATACCGCCCGCAGCACCGGCGCGTTTGCCGTGCTGGCCGGGGCAGGGCGCACCGAAGCCCGTGCCGGCCAGGCGCGCTTCGAGGTCCGCCATCTGGCGGACCGTACCTGCGTGACCTGCCTGTCGGGCGAGGTCAGCGTCCGGCACAGCGCAGGGACCCTGGTACTGCGTGAGCGCGAGCAGGTGGAATACGACCGTGTGGCGCTGGGCGCCACCAGCGCGGTCGATATCGAAGCCGCCTCGGCATGGCGCGATGGCGTGCTGCTGTTCAGGCAAACCGCCCTGGTCGACGTCATCGACGAGATCAACCGTTACCGGCCCGGCAAGGTCGTCCTGCTGAAGCAGTCGGTCGCGCAATTGCCGCTCAGCGGCCGTTTCCGCATCGATGATCTCGATCAGGTCCTGCGGCAGATCAGCCTGGCTTTCCGGGTGGATGCCCGCAGCCTGCCGGGCAATATCGTCCTGCTCAGCTAA
- a CDS encoding RNA polymerase sigma factor has translation MSDGLLALRTFLVSRYDDLKGRLTRRLGSADMAGDALQDTWLRLNSKETGVGEVSSPQSYLLRMAVNIAVDQQRANKHLLNAAQIDELLDLEDAGATPESIALTRSDCDILTQAMEAMPARRRAILLAVRLDGTPQNEIAERLGISVRVVQRELKRAHEHCAEMFNEK, from the coding sequence ATGAGCGATGGCCTCCTCGCGCTCAGGACTTTCCTGGTCTCGCGCTACGACGACCTCAAGGGCCGCCTGACGCGGCGCCTGGGCAGTGCCGACATGGCCGGCGATGCCCTGCAGGACACGTGGCTGCGCCTGAACAGCAAGGAGACCGGCGTCGGCGAGGTTTCCAGCCCGCAGTCCTATCTGTTGCGCATGGCTGTCAATATCGCCGTGGACCAGCAGCGCGCCAACAAGCACCTGCTCAATGCCGCCCAGATCGACGAATTGCTGGACCTGGAAGACGCGGGCGCCACGCCCGAAAGCATCGCCTTGACCCGGTCGGACTGCGACATCCTGACGCAGGCGATGGAGGCCATGCCGGCGCGCCGGCGCGCGATCCTCCTGGCGGTCCGCCTGGATGGCACGCCCCAGAACGAAATCGCCGAACGCCTGGGCATTTCCGTGCGGGTCGTGCAGCGCGAACTCAAGCGCGCCCATGAGCATTGCGCCGAAATGTTCAATGAGAAGTAA
- a CDS encoding TonB family protein, which translates to MAAFLVLSCASLPTASWTMPAPAEQADASNHAKRVFDFDIAAQTLQDALEQYGAVTGVSVVYLGTLVTGRRSQAVSGRLEAGEALRRLLAGSGLSARYTSQNALVLVGAPQSPRGASTPAASRPEAGRYRQYYGTVQGALRAALCRDPLLAKEDFRAALQFWVSAAGRLERIRLLDSTGLPARDDALLRSLERAVVGPPPPGFEQPFTMIMLPLSAGRTASCDDGR; encoded by the coding sequence TTGGCCGCGTTCCTCGTCCTGTCCTGCGCGAGCCTGCCGACGGCCAGTTGGACGATGCCCGCGCCAGCCGAACAGGCCGACGCGAGCAATCACGCGAAGCGGGTGTTTGATTTCGATATCGCGGCGCAAACCTTGCAGGATGCGCTGGAGCAATACGGCGCCGTGACGGGCGTGTCCGTGGTGTATCTGGGCACGCTGGTCACAGGCAGGCGGTCCCAGGCAGTGTCGGGGCGCCTCGAGGCCGGAGAGGCCTTGCGGCGGCTGTTGGCGGGCTCGGGCCTGTCGGCCCGCTACACGAGCCAGAATGCGCTGGTGCTCGTGGGTGCGCCGCAATCCCCGCGCGGAGCCTCCACGCCGGCGGCTTCCCGGCCGGAAGCGGGAAGGTATCGTCAGTACTACGGCACGGTGCAGGGTGCCCTGCGGGCAGCGCTGTGCAGGGACCCCTTGCTGGCCAAGGAAGATTTCCGTGCCGCCCTGCAGTTCTGGGTGTCGGCCGCGGGAAGATTGGAGCGGATCCGCCTGCTCGATTCGACAGGCTTGCCCGCAAGAGATGACGCGTTGCTGAGGTCCCTGGAAAGAGCAGTGGTCGGTCCGCCGCCGCCAGGTTTCGAGCAGCCATTTACGATGATCATGTTGCCGCTTTCAGCGGGCAGGACGGCGAGTTGCGATGACGGTCGATGA
- a CDS encoding C40 family peptidase: MTPPQRHHAPASVFSAVPRPRALLALLLLAAAPLAAQATPQDPTPIRIELKPQSVATESALKRPSAKPVRLETWMRRHARQTVGERVVTASLAEIGTPYSWGGDNPEDGFDCSGLVRFVFAKIADIDMPHRARQQRTLGKPVKTAQLQPGDLVFFNTMRHPASHVGIYIGEGKFVHAPSRGAKVRVDKLSNSYWAKRYTGGRRYLEQETLASAS, from the coding sequence ATGACGCCGCCACAACGACATCACGCGCCCGCCTCCGTTTTTTCGGCAGTGCCGCGCCCCCGCGCACTGCTTGCCCTGCTCCTGCTGGCCGCTGCGCCCCTCGCCGCCCAGGCCACGCCGCAAGATCCCACGCCGATCCGCATCGAGCTCAAGCCTCAGTCCGTGGCGACCGAAAGCGCGCTCAAGCGTCCGTCGGCCAAGCCCGTCAGGCTGGAAACCTGGATGCGCCGCCATGCCAGGCAGACGGTGGGCGAACGCGTGGTGACGGCCTCGCTGGCCGAAATCGGCACGCCCTATTCCTGGGGCGGCGACAATCCCGAAGACGGTTTCGACTGCAGCGGACTGGTGCGTTTCGTCTTCGCCAAGATTGCGGACATCGATATGCCGCATCGCGCTCGCCAGCAGCGCACGCTGGGCAAGCCGGTGAAGACCGCCCAGCTGCAACCCGGCGACCTGGTGTTCTTCAACACCATGCGCCACCCGGCGTCCCATGTCGGCATCTATATCGGCGAAGGCAAGTTCGTCCACGCGCCGTCGCGTGGCGCCAAGGTTCGCGTCGACAAGCTCAGCAACAGCTACTGGGCCAAGCGCTATACCGGCGGGCGCCGGTACCTGGAACAGGAAACGCTGGCCAGCGCGAGCTGA
- a CDS encoding SDR family oxidoreductase, protein MGVQNKVAVVTGAGTGIGRAVALELLACGYRVALAGRRREQLEQTRTAAGDDALRALVVPTDVTNEESVRGLFDQTQREYGRVDVLFNNAGRMSPELPVDEIPVDVWREIVDVNLTGMFLCARAAMRIMKAQDPQGGRIINNGSISAQSPRPMSAPYAATKHAITGLTKSISLDGRGYNIACGQIDIGNAATDMTQPMADGILQADGSRKQESRMDVAHVARAVATMSDLPLEANVQFITIMATTMPFVGRG, encoded by the coding sequence ATGGGTGTGCAGAACAAGGTAGCGGTGGTTACCGGCGCGGGAACAGGCATCGGTCGAGCGGTCGCCCTGGAACTGCTTGCCTGCGGTTACCGCGTGGCCTTGGCCGGACGCCGGCGCGAACAGCTTGAGCAAACCCGCACGGCGGCAGGCGACGACGCGCTGCGTGCGCTCGTCGTGCCGACCGATGTGACCAATGAGGAGTCCGTGCGCGGCCTGTTCGACCAGACGCAGCGCGAGTACGGCCGCGTCGACGTGCTGTTCAACAATGCCGGGCGCATGAGCCCCGAGCTGCCGGTGGACGAGATTCCCGTGGATGTCTGGCGTGAGATCGTCGACGTCAACCTCACCGGCATGTTCCTGTGCGCACGCGCCGCCATGCGCATCATGAAGGCGCAGGATCCGCAGGGCGGACGCATCATCAACAATGGCTCGATCTCGGCCCAGTCGCCGCGGCCGATGTCGGCGCCTTACGCCGCCACCAAGCACGCCATCACCGGCCTGACCAAGTCCATTTCGCTGGATGGCCGCGGCTACAACATCGCCTGCGGACAGATCGACATCGGCAACGCCGCCACGGACATGACCCAACCCATGGCCGACGGCATTCTCCAGGCCGATGGCTCCCGCAAGCAGGAATCCCGCATGGATGTCGCCCATGTGGCGCGCGCGGTGGCAACCATGTCCGACCTGCCGCTGGAAGCCAACGTGCAGTTCATCACCATCATGGCGACGACCATGCCCTTCGTGGGACGCGGCTGA